Proteins from a genomic interval of Microbacterium imperiale:
- a CDS encoding sensor histidine kinase, producing MTARRRGLSLRATLTLSYAGFLMLAGVVLFAAGLLMLRFVPDGDLFTGSTGMWAPGRADLAEVFVKYAGWAFAAFAVVGLGGGWLLAGWMLAPVGRIADVVRGVDAGTLQRRIALRGRRNELTELADAFDGMLDRIERAVDEEGRFAANASHELRTPHAVIRTIVEVARADPAGRDVDRVLERVAATNERAIATTEALLALARAGRAGLRFEPVDLRPLAAEVVAEARAAAARGGPAEGSPPPVRLEGDAAVVHANQPLARQLVANLVANALAYNLPQDGDVVVRTGTMPGGAATLQVVNTGPVVAPDLAATLTEPFVRGSGRARAADQGVGLGLTIVAAIVRSHRGELNITARPAGGLDVRVVLPAG from the coding sequence GTGACGGCGCGCCGCCGGGGGCTGTCGCTGCGGGCGACGCTCACGCTCAGCTACGCCGGCTTCCTCATGCTCGCGGGCGTCGTCCTCTTCGCCGCGGGGCTGCTGATGCTGCGCTTCGTGCCCGACGGCGACCTCTTCACCGGTTCGACCGGCATGTGGGCCCCCGGCCGCGCCGACCTCGCCGAGGTGTTCGTGAAGTACGCGGGCTGGGCCTTCGCCGCGTTCGCGGTGGTGGGCCTGGGCGGCGGGTGGCTGCTGGCGGGATGGATGCTCGCGCCCGTCGGGCGCATCGCCGACGTGGTCCGCGGCGTCGACGCCGGGACACTGCAGCGGCGGATCGCGCTGCGCGGCAGGCGCAACGAGCTGACCGAGTTGGCGGATGCCTTCGACGGCATGCTCGATCGCATCGAGCGAGCCGTCGACGAGGAGGGTCGCTTCGCCGCCAACGCGTCGCACGAACTGCGCACCCCGCACGCGGTGATCCGGACGATCGTCGAGGTGGCGCGCGCCGATCCCGCGGGGCGCGACGTCGACCGGGTGCTCGAACGCGTCGCCGCGACGAACGAGCGCGCCATCGCCACGACCGAGGCGCTGCTCGCGCTGGCGCGGGCCGGTCGCGCAGGGTTGCGCTTCGAGCCGGTGGATCTGCGGCCGCTCGCGGCCGAGGTCGTGGCGGAAGCGCGGGCCGCGGCGGCGCGCGGTGGCCCCGCCGAGGGCTCTCCGCCACCGGTCCGTCTCGAGGGCGACGCTGCGGTCGTGCACGCGAATCAGCCGTTGGCGCGGCAGCTCGTGGCGAACCTCGTCGCCAACGCCCTCGCCTACAACCTCCCGCAGGACGGCGACGTCGTGGTGCGCACGGGGACCATGCCCGGCGGCGCCGCGACGCTGCAGGTGGTCAACACCGGTCCGGTAGTCGCCCCCGACCTCGCCGCGACCCTCACCGAGCCGTTCGTCCGCGGCAGCGGTCGTGCGCGCGCGGCGGATCAGGGCGTCGGGCTCGGCCTGACGATCGTCGCCGCGATCGTCCGCAGCCATCGCGGTGAGCTGAACATCACCGCACGCCCGGCCGGCGGTCTCGACGTCCGGGTCGTGCTGCCGGCGGGGTGA
- a CDS encoding response regulator transcription factor codes for MRVLIVEDELFLAEAIRDGLRLEAISADLAGDGDTALEQLALTAYDVVVLDRDIPGPDGDEIARHLSAHPESPRILMLTAADRLDDKASGFESGADDYLTKPFAMRELVLRLRALARRSPAAAPPVREFGGVRVDPFRREVYRGGRYVALTRKQFAVLEVLVAAEGGVISAEDLLERAWDENADPFTNAVRITISTLRKRLGEPGVIETVPGVGYRMTDPA; via the coding sequence ATGCGTGTGCTGATCGTCGAGGACGAGCTGTTCCTCGCCGAGGCGATCCGCGACGGCCTCCGACTCGAGGCGATCTCGGCCGATCTGGCCGGCGACGGCGACACGGCGCTCGAGCAGCTCGCACTCACCGCTTATGACGTCGTCGTGCTCGACCGCGACATCCCCGGTCCCGATGGCGACGAGATCGCCCGTCACCTCTCGGCGCATCCCGAGAGTCCTCGCATCCTCATGCTCACCGCCGCCGACCGGCTCGACGACAAGGCGAGCGGCTTCGAGTCCGGCGCCGACGACTACCTGACCAAGCCGTTTGCGATGCGCGAGCTCGTGCTGCGACTGCGCGCCCTGGCCCGCCGCTCCCCCGCGGCCGCGCCGCCGGTGCGAGAGTTCGGCGGCGTGCGGGTGGATCCGTTCCGCCGCGAGGTCTATCGCGGCGGGCGCTATGTCGCGCTCACGCGCAAGCAGTTCGCCGTCCTCGAGGTGCTGGTCGCCGCCGAGGGCGGCGTGATCAGCGCCGAGGATCTGCTCGAGCGAGCCTGGGACGAGAACGCCGATCCCTTCACCAATGCCGTGCGCATCACCATCTCGACCCTGCGCAAGCGTCTGGGCGAGCCGGGGGTCATCGAGACGGTCCCCGGCGTGGGCTACCGGATGACGGACCCGGCGTGA
- a CDS encoding D-alanyl-D-alanine carboxypeptidase family protein produces MTAPSAPSPHRPAPPAAFESARRATFVAPRTRRARPSRRVRRRRLAVAALAATGAVAVAAGILGVLAPVTGSSLPSLPSVLLGAAFSPSAEDGFIPDGSRVDLADEQLPAISRLDPQLLAAMRAAEADAAGDGIRFEVTGGWRSPEYQQWLLDTRIAEVGEETARAYVATPEQSRHVDGDAVDIGPVDAQYWLISYGSAYGICQTYANEPWHFELATEPGQDCPDMRTDATG; encoded by the coding sequence ATGACCGCTCCCTCCGCCCCGAGCCCGCATCGTCCGGCCCCGCCCGCCGCGTTCGAGTCCGCGCGACGCGCGACCTTCGTCGCGCCGCGGACGCGCCGCGCCCGACCCTCGCGGCGCGTCCGCAGGCGCCGCCTCGCGGTGGCCGCCCTCGCAGCGACGGGAGCCGTCGCGGTCGCCGCCGGGATCCTGGGCGTCCTCGCACCGGTCACCGGGTCGTCCCTGCCATCGCTGCCGTCCGTCCTCCTCGGCGCGGCGTTCTCGCCGTCTGCCGAGGACGGCTTCATCCCCGACGGCAGCCGAGTCGACCTCGCCGACGAGCAGCTGCCCGCCATCTCGCGCCTCGATCCGCAGCTTCTGGCCGCGATGCGCGCTGCCGAGGCGGATGCCGCCGGCGACGGCATCCGATTCGAGGTGACGGGAGGATGGCGCAGCCCCGAGTACCAGCAGTGGCTGCTCGACACCCGTATCGCGGAGGTCGGCGAAGAGACGGCTCGCGCGTACGTCGCGACCCCCGAGCAGTCGCGGCACGTCGACGGCGACGCCGTCGACATCGGTCCGGTCGACGCGCAGTACTGGCTGATCTCCTACGGCTCGGCCTACGGCATCTGCCAGACCTACGCCAACGAGCCGTGGCACTTCGAGCTCGCGACCGAGCCCGGTCAGGACTGCCCCGACATGCGCACCGATGCCACCGGCTGA
- a CDS encoding M18 family aminopeptidase, whose protein sequence is MSTVTAAARAHADDLAAFVAASPSSFHAAQEVARRLTDAGFTALDEQEGWPAQPGGRYLVVRDGAVLAWVVPASATPTTPVRVFGAHSDSPAFKLKPRPTTGRLGWLQAGVEIYGGPLLNSWLDRELRLAGRLVLDDGTTVLAATGSLLRLPQLAIHLDREANDHLALDKQTQTQPVWGLGSADSADLMGELADAAGVDAARIRGYDVVTADAARGAVFGSGDVFFASGRLDDLASVHAGVVALERAADGFDADHIAMLAVFDHEEVGSATRSGAAGPFLAEVIERVQLALGADRSEQLRGLAASWCVSSDVGHSVHPNYAHKHDPVVQPVLGSGPILKINANQRYATDAVGAAAWNGWCEAAGVRSQEFVSHNGVPCGSTIGPITATRLGIRTVDVGIPILSMHSARELAGVSDLHDLALVAEELFRR, encoded by the coding sequence GTGTCGACCGTCACCGCCGCCGCCCGTGCCCACGCCGACGACCTCGCCGCGTTCGTCGCGGCGTCGCCGTCGAGCTTCCACGCCGCCCAGGAGGTGGCCCGGCGGCTCACCGACGCCGGCTTCACCGCGCTCGACGAGCAGGAGGGCTGGCCGGCGCAGCCCGGCGGGCGCTACCTCGTCGTCCGCGACGGTGCGGTGCTGGCGTGGGTCGTCCCGGCCTCGGCGACCCCGACGACCCCTGTGCGCGTCTTCGGCGCGCACAGCGACTCGCCCGCGTTCAAGCTGAAGCCGCGTCCGACCACCGGGCGCCTGGGGTGGCTGCAGGCCGGTGTCGAGATCTACGGCGGCCCGCTGCTGAACTCGTGGCTCGACCGCGAGCTGCGCCTCGCCGGACGCCTCGTGCTCGACGACGGCACCACGGTCCTCGCGGCGACGGGGTCGCTGCTGCGGCTTCCGCAGCTGGCGATCCACCTCGATCGCGAGGCGAACGACCACCTCGCGCTCGACAAGCAGACGCAGACCCAGCCGGTCTGGGGACTGGGCTCGGCCGACTCCGCCGACCTGATGGGCGAGCTCGCCGACGCCGCGGGAGTGGATGCCGCCCGCATCCGCGGCTACGACGTCGTGACGGCCGACGCCGCCCGCGGAGCCGTGTTCGGCTCGGGCGACGTGTTCTTCGCATCGGGGCGGCTCGACGACCTCGCCTCGGTGCACGCGGGGGTCGTGGCGCTGGAGCGCGCCGCGGACGGATTCGACGCCGACCACATCGCGATGCTCGCCGTCTTCGACCACGAGGAGGTCGGCTCGGCGACTCGCTCGGGTGCGGCCGGTCCGTTCCTGGCCGAGGTGATCGAACGCGTCCAGCTCGCTCTGGGCGCCGACCGCTCCGAGCAGCTGCGGGGCCTCGCGGCATCCTGGTGCGTCTCGAGCGACGTCGGTCACTCGGTGCACCCGAACTACGCGCACAAGCACGACCCGGTCGTCCAGCCGGTGCTCGGCTCGGGGCCGATCCTGAAGATCAACGCGAACCAGCGCTACGCGACGGATGCCGTCGGCGCGGCGGCCTGGAACGGGTGGTGCGAGGCGGCCGGGGTACGCAGCCAGGAGTTCGTCTCGCACAATGGCGTCCCGTGCGGTTCGACGATCGGGCCGATCACCGCGACCCGCCTCGGCATCCGCACCGTCGACGTCGGCATCCCGATCCTCTCGATGCACTCGGCGCGCGAGCTCGCCGGGGTGAGCGACCTGCACGACCTCGCGCTCGTGGCCGAGGAACTGTTCCGCCGGTAG
- a CDS encoding MFS transporter, with translation MTTNDRSLIHHTGWGFFPIAFVARLPFAMMVVGVLTLVVSATGSVGLGGLTSAAVGIGVVIAGPVIGDAVDRFGQRRVLVPLGIANGILLGLFPVVVTSGLADPVILAAAAAIGLSAPQAAAMSRSRLMGIIRVRVGADHRPRTLSRVMSYESAADETAFVIGPFLVGILAAVIAPWAPIAIAAALSLVFVTAFALHPSGRVAAALPAGEVDERAPMAEVLRGRILVLVAATFGVGLFFGATLTSLTAFAQTAGEGVEAGLLYGLMGIGSAALALAVVLLPTRFALRHRWLVFAAVLALSAGGYAAADSLGLVVVMLLLMGLGVGPTLVTLFSIAGHRSPVGRSATTMTLLGSALTLAQALASAVTGAIAEAGEVRLAMLLPTIAGVLVLGLGLVNLGIERRERSAPAVDAAVAPAPAEALADR, from the coding sequence ATGACGACGAACGATCGTTCCCTCATCCACCACACCGGCTGGGGATTCTTCCCCATCGCCTTCGTCGCCCGCCTGCCCTTCGCCATGATGGTCGTCGGCGTGCTCACCCTCGTCGTCTCGGCGACCGGCTCGGTGGGTCTCGGCGGGCTCACCTCGGCCGCCGTCGGCATCGGCGTCGTGATCGCGGGCCCGGTCATCGGCGACGCCGTCGACCGCTTCGGCCAGCGCCGCGTGCTCGTGCCGCTGGGAATCGCCAACGGCATCCTGTTGGGGCTGTTCCCGGTCGTGGTCACCTCGGGCCTCGCCGACCCCGTGATCCTCGCGGCGGCGGCCGCGATCGGACTCAGCGCACCGCAGGCGGCGGCGATGTCGCGCAGTCGCCTGATGGGCATCATCCGCGTCCGCGTCGGCGCCGATCACCGCCCGCGCACCCTCTCGCGCGTCATGTCGTACGAGTCCGCCGCCGACGAGACAGCGTTCGTCATCGGGCCGTTCCTCGTGGGGATCCTCGCCGCGGTGATCGCCCCGTGGGCGCCCATCGCCATCGCGGCGGCGTTGAGCCTCGTGTTCGTCACCGCCTTCGCCCTGCACCCGAGCGGTCGCGTCGCCGCCGCGCTGCCGGCGGGTGAGGTCGACGAGCGCGCGCCGATGGCGGAGGTGCTGCGCGGCCGCATCCTCGTCCTCGTCGCCGCGACGTTCGGGGTCGGACTGTTCTTCGGCGCGACGCTGACGTCGCTGACGGCCTTCGCGCAGACGGCGGGGGAGGGCGTCGAGGCTGGCCTGCTGTACGGCCTCATGGGCATCGGCTCCGCCGCGCTCGCACTGGCGGTCGTGCTGCTGCCGACCCGGTTCGCCCTGCGGCACCGGTGGCTCGTGTTCGCCGCCGTGCTCGCCCTCTCGGCCGGCGGCTATGCCGCCGCGGATTCGCTCGGTCTCGTGGTGGTCATGCTGCTGCTCATGGGCCTGGGCGTCGGGCCGACCCTCGTCACGCTCTTCAGCATCGCCGGTCATCGTTCGCCGGTCGGCCGCTCCGCGACCACGATGACGCTGCTCGGTTCGGCGCTGACCTTGGCGCAAGCCCTCGCCTCGGCCGTCACCGGGGCGATCGCCGAGGCGGGCGAGGTCCGCCTCGCGATGCTGCTGCCGACGATCGCGGGTGTGCTGGTGCTCGGGTTGGGTCTGGTCAATCTCGGCATCGAGCGGCGCGAGCGCTCCGCCCCAGCAGTCGACGCTGCGGTCGCGCCCGCACCGGCCGAGGCGCTCGCCGACCGCTGA
- the chrA gene encoding chromate efflux transporter — protein sequence MPNLAAVAGVFLRLGLTSFGGPIAHLGYFRDEFVTRRRWLSDRAYGELVALCQFLPGPASSQVGFAIGMRRAGLAGALAAFAAFTLPSAALMVWAAASVDAVSGPLAGGVIDGLKVVAVAVVAHAVWGMARSLAPDRSRGSIAIAAAVAVLLVGGPYAQLLAIALAAIAGAIWLRDADQSEDAPTSASATALPDALPTAGTRVGVGALVVLALLLVASPIVAATTGSEALALFDAFLRSGALVFGGGHVVLPLLDSSVVGPGWVDAETFLAGYGAAQALPGPLFAFAAYLGALSEVGPGGVAGAAIALAGIFLPGFLLLLGALPLWAAIRRRPRATGAVRGASAAVVGILGAALYDPVFTTSVTRVDQFALALVCFGLLALWRCPAWAVVLLGAGAGAASSWL from the coding sequence GTGCCGAACCTCGCCGCCGTCGCCGGGGTGTTCCTGCGTCTGGGACTGACCTCGTTCGGCGGCCCGATCGCACACCTCGGGTACTTCCGCGACGAGTTCGTCACCCGTCGGCGCTGGCTGAGCGACCGCGCATACGGCGAGCTCGTGGCGCTGTGCCAGTTCCTGCCCGGTCCCGCCTCCAGTCAGGTCGGCTTCGCGATCGGAATGCGCCGCGCCGGCCTGGCCGGGGCGCTCGCGGCCTTCGCCGCGTTCACCCTTCCCTCGGCCGCCCTGATGGTCTGGGCTGCGGCCAGCGTCGACGCCGTGTCGGGCCCGCTCGCTGGCGGCGTCATCGACGGACTCAAGGTCGTCGCCGTCGCCGTGGTCGCCCACGCCGTCTGGGGCATGGCGCGCTCCCTCGCACCCGACCGATCCCGGGGCTCGATCGCGATCGCCGCGGCCGTGGCCGTCCTGCTGGTGGGCGGACCGTACGCGCAGCTCCTCGCCATCGCGCTCGCGGCGATCGCCGGAGCGATCTGGCTGCGCGACGCCGACCAGAGCGAGGACGCTCCGACCTCGGCATCCGCGACGGCGCTGCCCGATGCTCTGCCGACGGCCGGGACGCGGGTCGGGGTCGGCGCGCTCGTCGTGCTCGCGCTTCTGCTCGTCGCGAGCCCGATCGTGGCGGCGACCACGGGCAGCGAGGCGCTTGCGCTCTTCGATGCCTTCCTCCGCTCGGGCGCTCTCGTCTTCGGCGGGGGTCACGTGGTGCTGCCGCTTCTGGACAGTTCCGTCGTCGGGCCAGGGTGGGTCGACGCCGAGACCTTCCTGGCCGGGTACGGCGCCGCGCAGGCGCTGCCGGGACCGCTGTTCGCGTTCGCCGCGTACCTGGGCGCTCTCTCCGAGGTCGGGCCCGGGGGCGTCGCGGGGGCGGCCATCGCGCTCGCGGGCATCTTTCTGCCCGGGTTCCTGCTCCTGCTCGGCGCCCTGCCCCTCTGGGCCGCGATCCGCCGCCGGCCGCGCGCGACAGGAGCGGTGCGGGGCGCGAGCGCCGCCGTGGTCGGCATCCTCGGAGCCGCCCTCTACGACCCCGTCTTCACGACCTCGGTCACCCGGGTCGACCAGTTCGCGCTCGCTCTCGTCTGCTTCGGGCTGCTCGCGCTCTGGCGCTGCCCGGCCTGGGCGGTCGTCCTGCTCGGGGCGGGCGCGGGCGCCGCGTCGTCCTGGCTCTGA
- a CDS encoding lamin tail domain-containing protein, protein MPAERPRARFLTVVLTATLATGVGAAFAAPALAAPAFAAPSAADRALASLVVTEIAPDNVGADDYEYFEVHNPTGSDIDLAADGYSFAYTYVDSADRERDVALTVAEATVVPADGTVVFWLSYATGSVDSFARSVDDFRAHWGAAADTTVVRVTGQPGMANSAPRGIRVLQNDAIVGWSTYGRTAAAAGQSAHFGLPAERTDGGMDLLAEPAPASPGVVAPEAVTPPAGQPGEPGFDPQPDPAVVTAPLQITELLPDSANVSGSDGFEFIEIYNASSSPIDFSNYTIDYLYPVEGTSSTWPAAPSGVVIPGGDTLVFWIKNGANDTLTAADFNAHFATNLVLGDDLVEISFAGMANGSPRGVAIETNTGRHVSTAMYNLDGADDTVADQGIRYTVGADLATQRIVDLAPATPGAVQADQVPAGLMIVAPDTQAPTIVDRTAGEIQPGADFTITATVTDDVLARTVSLTLANDVDTVNSPVRANLLDAGDGTVSFVVNAADLIGKSWYEYIITASDGTNRVSTEPRRVPVAGVNTDSVRLNLEDGQFVSGTTGVVAAGDAYPSPIDLTIDGAAIDTEPALEDEPRFVFETTNVNYYFKNGVRIGDDVLNIFEIGTEGWETIITPIPLDYVVQGDELVVSVWAGTKKAPEIDPDENNDDFEIRGLRLVLPDGRTLTPTGYDDPAAVLRMGDSVNATGAPSGKLDYYEARFPLPDDAFSAIAAQWDTTERPDGSAVVTATDGVAEVSRTVVVDNTAPVVASQIIDGTAYQGPIVIDAEVVDGGSGVAGVVARLDGAEIALPHETSSVDLAAGEHSVEITATDHVGNAETWTATFTTYVEQPSAGALAPAEGAEVPAGDVTLQAKVEDPTRDVLDVAFLEGRRLDLSDGDVSVQSGTTQDARAVDRAPAEPLTTDQLRTLAAVDGVAEQISSDRAFPYQLFDVAVTDADAGADVRSTWSGRANTGATVVLYAQRADGSGWDEVDRHVAASDDEAFSLDAVVAVDDYAFAAPDGEGRVVRMLVQHSEGFAGADLSDRTTPVAPHNAADVPRTDYDFTFAWESDTQYYNENTMPGEPYRHQQAIHSYLLDRRDELNLQYLFHTGDIVDDFDVMEQWERADPEYRRLDVAGLPYGVLAGNHDVGHHLEDYTNYGAYFGEERYAGNPWYGGSFEDNRGHYDLISAGGIDFVMLYTGWLPGDASIAWMNEVLAQYPDRVAIIAQHEFILTTGGLGAIPQRVMDEVVAVNPNVRMVLSGHYHDAFLREDGFDDDGDGVDDRTVFSMLFDYQGLPEGGLGFLRLLHFDNEGRQMLVRTYSPSLDVYNSDEASLLGPGGPGDYSPQEFSLTYDQLRIDPGTRSLGTDAFSAEILGGTEIASFTDVASGSILSASWPLAETGERGWYVRTSDPYGAVDFSRVSLFTVVPAVEPEVPGGSDGGSGTPAPQPGGGGAPGAGGPAAGRPDAGAVGAPAGAARPEGLAATGGTSGLTGLGALAAAALILAGGALTVARGRRRRGSTTG, encoded by the coding sequence ATGCCCGCTGAGCGCCCGCGCGCCCGTTTTCTCACCGTCGTGTTGACGGCGACCTTGGCGACGGGAGTCGGTGCGGCCTTCGCTGCGCCCGCGCTCGCGGCACCGGCATTCGCCGCGCCTTCGGCCGCCGACCGCGCGCTCGCGTCGCTCGTCGTGACCGAGATCGCGCCCGACAACGTCGGCGCCGACGACTACGAGTACTTCGAGGTGCACAACCCGACCGGCAGCGACATCGATCTCGCCGCCGACGGGTACTCGTTCGCGTACACCTACGTCGACAGCGCCGACCGCGAGCGCGATGTGGCTCTCACGGTCGCTGAGGCGACGGTCGTCCCCGCCGACGGCACCGTGGTGTTCTGGCTGAGCTACGCGACCGGCAGCGTCGACTCGTTCGCCCGCTCCGTCGACGACTTCCGCGCGCACTGGGGCGCGGCTGCCGACACGACGGTCGTCCGAGTGACGGGGCAGCCGGGCATGGCCAACAGTGCCCCGCGCGGCATCCGCGTCCTGCAGAACGACGCGATCGTCGGCTGGTCCACGTACGGCCGGACGGCGGCCGCCGCGGGACAGTCGGCGCACTTCGGCCTGCCCGCCGAGCGCACCGACGGCGGCATGGACCTCCTCGCCGAGCCGGCGCCGGCGAGCCCGGGGGTCGTCGCGCCCGAGGCCGTCACCCCGCCCGCGGGCCAGCCCGGCGAGCCCGGCTTCGACCCGCAGCCCGATCCGGCTGTCGTGACGGCGCCGCTGCAGATCACCGAGCTGCTTCCCGACTCGGCGAACGTCTCGGGCTCGGACGGCTTCGAGTTCATCGAGATCTACAACGCCAGCAGCAGCCCGATCGACTTCTCGAACTACACGATCGACTACCTCTACCCCGTCGAGGGCACGTCCAGCACGTGGCCGGCGGCTCCGAGCGGCGTCGTGATCCCGGGCGGTGACACGCTCGTGTTCTGGATCAAGAACGGCGCCAACGACACGCTGACGGCAGCCGACTTCAACGCTCACTTCGCGACGAACCTCGTGCTGGGCGACGACCTCGTCGAGATCTCCTTTGCCGGCATGGCCAACGGCTCGCCGCGCGGCGTCGCGATCGAGACCAACACCGGGCGGCACGTCAGCACCGCGATGTACAACCTCGACGGCGCGGACGACACGGTCGCCGATCAGGGCATCCGGTACACCGTCGGCGCCGACCTCGCCACGCAGCGGATCGTCGATCTGGCGCCGGCGACGCCGGGCGCCGTGCAGGCCGATCAGGTGCCCGCCGGTCTCATGATCGTCGCGCCCGACACGCAGGCGCCGACCATCGTCGATCGCACCGCCGGCGAGATCCAGCCCGGCGCCGACTTCACCATCACCGCGACGGTGACCGACGATGTGCTCGCGCGCACGGTCAGCCTGACCCTGGCGAACGACGTCGACACCGTCAACTCGCCGGTGCGCGCCAACCTGCTCGACGCCGGCGACGGGACCGTGTCGTTCGTCGTGAACGCCGCCGACCTCATCGGCAAGAGCTGGTACGAGTACATCATCACCGCCAGCGACGGTACGAACCGCGTGTCGACCGAGCCTCGGCGCGTGCCGGTGGCCGGGGTCAACACCGACTCGGTGCGCCTGAACCTCGAGGACGGTCAGTTCGTCTCGGGCACGACGGGCGTCGTGGCCGCCGGCGACGCGTACCCGAGCCCGATCGACCTGACGATCGACGGAGCGGCGATCGACACCGAGCCCGCACTCGAAGACGAGCCGCGGTTCGTGTTCGAGACGACCAACGTCAACTACTACTTCAAGAACGGCGTGCGCATCGGCGACGACGTCCTCAACATCTTCGAGATCGGCACGGAGGGGTGGGAGACGATCATCACCCCGATCCCGCTCGACTACGTCGTCCAGGGCGACGAGCTCGTCGTGAGTGTCTGGGCGGGCACGAAGAAGGCCCCCGAGATCGATCCCGACGAGAATAACGACGACTTCGAGATCCGCGGCCTGCGTCTCGTGCTGCCCGACGGGCGCACGCTCACCCCGACCGGCTACGACGATCCCGCCGCCGTCCTGCGCATGGGTGACAGCGTCAACGCCACCGGTGCGCCCTCGGGCAAGCTCGACTACTACGAGGCTCGGTTCCCGCTCCCCGACGACGCCTTCTCGGCGATCGCCGCCCAGTGGGACACGACCGAGCGCCCGGACGGCTCCGCGGTGGTCACCGCCACCGACGGTGTCGCCGAGGTCTCGCGGACCGTCGTCGTCGACAACACCGCTCCCGTCGTGGCGTCGCAGATCATCGACGGCACCGCCTACCAGGGGCCGATCGTCATCGACGCCGAGGTCGTCGATGGCGGCTCCGGGGTCGCCGGCGTCGTGGCCCGCCTCGACGGTGCGGAGATCGCCCTGCCGCACGAGACGTCGTCGGTCGACCTGGCGGCGGGGGAGCACAGCGTCGAGATCACCGCGACCGACCATGTCGGCAACGCCGAGACCTGGACGGCGACGTTCACCACGTACGTCGAGCAGCCCAGCGCCGGCGCCCTCGCCCCCGCCGAGGGCGCGGAGGTTCCGGCCGGTGACGTGACGCTGCAGGCGAAGGTCGAAGACCCGACCCGCGACGTGCTCGACGTGGCCTTCCTCGAGGGCCGCCGCCTTGACCTGTCGGACGGCGACGTCTCCGTGCAGTCCGGCACGACGCAGGACGCTCGCGCGGTCGACCGTGCACCGGCCGAACCGCTGACCACCGACCAGCTGCGCACGCTGGCCGCGGTCGACGGCGTCGCCGAGCAGATCTCCAGCGACCGGGCCTTCCCCTACCAGCTCTTCGACGTCGCGGTCACCGATGCCGACGCGGGCGCGGACGTGCGCTCGACGTGGTCGGGCCGCGCGAACACGGGGGCGACGGTCGTCCTCTACGCCCAGCGTGCCGACGGGTCGGGCTGGGACGAGGTCGACCGGCACGTGGCGGCATCCGACGACGAGGCGTTCTCACTCGACGCCGTCGTCGCGGTCGACGATTACGCGTTCGCCGCGCCGGACGGCGAGGGGCGGGTCGTGCGGATGCTCGTGCAGCACTCCGAGGGCTTCGCCGGCGCCGACCTCAGCGACCGCACGACCCCGGTGGCGCCGCACAACGCCGCCGACGTGCCCCGCACCGACTACGACTTCACGTTCGCCTGGGAGTCCGATACGCAGTACTACAACGAGAACACGATGCCCGGCGAGCCGTACCGCCACCAGCAGGCGATCCACTCGTACCTGCTCGATCGGCGCGACGAGCTGAACCTGCAGTACCTCTTCCACACGGGCGACATCGTCGACGACTTCGACGTCATGGAGCAGTGGGAGCGGGCGGACCCGGAGTACCGGCGCCTCGATGTGGCCGGTCTTCCCTACGGCGTGCTCGCGGGCAACCACGACGTGGGTCACCACCTCGAGGACTACACGAACTACGGCGCGTACTTCGGCGAGGAGCGTTATGCCGGCAACCCCTGGTACGGCGGCAGCTTCGAGGACAACCGCGGCCACTACGACCTCATCTCGGCGGGCGGCATCGACTTCGTGATGCTCTACACCGGCTGGCTGCCCGGAGACGCGTCGATCGCCTGGATGAACGAGGTGCTCGCGCAGTACCCCGACCGCGTCGCGATCATCGCGCAGCACGAGTTCATCCTCACCACCGGCGGGCTCGGTGCGATCCCGCAGCGGGTCATGGACGAGGTCGTCGCGGTCAACCCGAACGTCCGCATGGTGCTGTCGGGGCACTACCACGATGCCTTCCTGCGCGAGGACGGCTTCGACGACGACGGTGACGGCGTGGACGACCGGACGGTCTTCTCGATGCTGTTCGACTACCAGGGTCTGCCGGAGGGCGGCCTCGGGTTCCTGCGCCTCCTGCACTTCGACAACGAGGGCCGGCAGATGCTCGTGCGCACCTACTCGCCGTCGCTCGACGTCTACAACTCGGACGAGGCGAGCCTGCTCGGTCCGGGCGGCCCCGGCGACTACTCCCCGCAGGAGTTCTCGCTCACGTACGACCAGCTCCGCATCGACCCCGGCACCCGCAGCCTCGGCACCGACGCGTTCTCCGCCGAGATCCTCGGCGGCACCGAGATCGCCTCGTTCACCGACGTGGCGAGCGGCTCGATCCTGTCGGCCTCGTGGCCGCTGGCCGAGACGGGCGAGCGCGGCTGGTACGTGCGCACGAGCGACCCCTACGGAGCCGTCGACTTCTCGCGCGTCTCGCTGTTCACGGTGGTGCCGGCAGTCGAGCCCGAGGTGCCGGGTGGATCCGACGGCGGTTCGGGCACGCCGGCGCCGCAGCCGGGTGGCGGCGGCGCCCCGGGCGCCGGGGGACCGGCGGCCGGACGACCGGATGCCGGAGCCGTCGGCGCCCCGGCCGGCGCGGCGCGTCCCGAAGGGCTCGCGGCCACCGGAGGAACGTCGGGCCTCACCGGTCTCGGTGCGCTCGCGGCGGCGGCGCTGATCCTCGCCGGCGGCGCGCTGACGGTCGCGCGTGGCCGGCGTCGCCGGGGGAGCACCACCGGCTGA